One Bacteroidota bacterium DNA segment encodes these proteins:
- a CDS encoding helix-turn-helix domain-containing protein — protein sequence MDVITIDSNAFKAIMERMSSLEGRFAQIVTKANNPLTERWLTGEDVMKLLGCCKRTLQKYRSKRMIPHTAIGHTYYYRAVDVEKFLNKYHNDIKGY from the coding sequence ATGGATGTAATAACTATTGATAGCAATGCTTTTAAAGCAATCATGGAACGCATGAGCTCCCTTGAAGGCCGGTTCGCTCAAATTGTCACAAAGGCAAACAATCCGCTGACTGAGCGCTGGCTGACCGGAGAGGACGTGATGAAACTTTTGGGGTGCTGCAAAAGGACACTACAGAAATACCGGAGCAAAAGAATGATCCCGCACACCGCCATCGGGCATACATACTACTACAGGGCGGTAGATGTAGAAAAATTCCTTAATAAATACCACAACGACATTAAAGGCTACTAA
- a CDS encoding BT4734/BF3469 family protein, with protein MKQVTIFKNFNEAIEVLPIEEIISRIKSGVYRKQVEQLRILVAEGKKKDYTEKKKSLTAFTPCGTFSNGRKIETISAYSGMLVLDIDKLNAQELAIAREKAGNEKYSYAMFLSPGGNGLKIIVQVNTGREHHPAAFNQVKAHYESILGIPVDKSGRDVSRLCFVSYDAEALLKLDAKPFPVNTNLSLEKDIQKVTEQVEAARLDMTSDYNNWRDIGFALCDALGESGRGYFHRISRFNPEYNSEICNEQYTKCLQGTGSGIKIRTLFFMAKNQGIDITPVEKKYPEMFDQKPAEEKTEKQTKIPYNKFQLAKKYLEKHYEIRYNEVSTQFEYREKGTVEYQPLNENSIFIKMQLDGLNLSLNNLVAFLKSDFVSRYNPFLEYFESLPVWDKKVDYIRLLASFVKVSNEDRNRFDNHFRKWLVRTIKCALIDDYFNKQAFILVHDQQNSGKSTFCRFLCPPRLRNYIAENLSVDKDSRILLTTNMIINLDELSTLSRVEINALKSLFSKDKINDRLPYDRRNSIIPRRASFIGSTNQTEFLNDESGSVRWLCFIINEITWSYREKVNMDNVYSQAYFLYNKSDFTCDLSPEEIAENEAYNRQFHIVTSEKELIEKYLEPATEANHTKFMTATEILIHLAEKTDNKVRLNAVQIGKSLKLLGFVRDRTGKNRNFGYYVSEKITENTD; from the coding sequence ATGAAACAAGTAACCATTTTCAAGAATTTCAATGAAGCCATCGAGGTTCTTCCGATTGAAGAAATCATCAGCCGGATAAAATCTGGTGTGTACCGCAAGCAGGTTGAGCAACTCCGGATCCTTGTTGCGGAAGGCAAAAAGAAAGACTACACCGAAAAGAAAAAGTCATTGACGGCATTCACACCGTGCGGGACGTTTTCAAACGGGAGAAAGATCGAGACCATTTCAGCCTATTCCGGAATGCTTGTCCTGGATATCGACAAATTGAATGCACAGGAGCTGGCCATAGCCAGGGAAAAAGCAGGCAACGAAAAGTACAGCTACGCGATGTTTTTAAGCCCCGGGGGAAATGGACTCAAAATAATTGTTCAGGTGAACACCGGGCGCGAGCACCATCCGGCGGCATTCAATCAGGTGAAAGCTCATTATGAGAGTATCCTTGGTATCCCTGTCGATAAAAGCGGTCGGGATGTTTCACGTCTTTGCTTTGTATCCTATGATGCTGAAGCACTCCTGAAGCTTGATGCTAAACCGTTTCCAGTGAATACCAATCTTTCGCTGGAAAAGGATATTCAGAAAGTGACCGAACAGGTTGAGGCCGCCCGGCTGGATATGACAAGCGATTACAATAACTGGCGTGATATCGGGTTTGCTCTTTGCGATGCACTAGGCGAAAGTGGCAGAGGCTATTTCCACCGGATAAGCAGATTTAATCCTGAATACAACTCCGAAATCTGCAATGAGCAATACACAAAGTGTTTGCAAGGCACAGGCTCCGGAATTAAAATTCGCACGTTGTTCTTTATGGCCAAAAATCAGGGTATTGACATTACACCGGTTGAAAAGAAGTATCCGGAAATGTTTGACCAGAAGCCGGCGGAAGAGAAAACGGAAAAGCAGACGAAGATTCCGTACAATAAGTTTCAGCTTGCGAAAAAGTATCTGGAAAAGCATTACGAGATACGCTACAACGAAGTCTCCACACAGTTTGAATATAGAGAAAAAGGCACAGTTGAGTACCAGCCACTAAATGAGAACAGCATATTTATCAAAATGCAGCTGGATGGGTTAAATTTAAGTCTGAACAACCTCGTGGCCTTCCTCAAATCGGATTTTGTGAGCCGCTACAACCCGTTTCTGGAATACTTTGAAAGCCTTCCAGTATGGGACAAAAAGGTTGATTATATAAGACTTCTCGCAAGTTTCGTGAAGGTAAGCAATGAAGATCGAAACCGTTTCGACAACCATTTCAGGAAGTGGCTGGTTCGAACGATCAAATGCGCCCTGATTGACGACTATTTCAACAAACAGGCATTTATCCTGGTTCATGATCAGCAGAATAGCGGCAAATCGACCTTCTGCCGTTTCCTCTGCCCTCCCCGACTGAGGAACTATATCGCGGAAAACCTATCCGTTGACAAAGACAGCAGGATACTACTCACAACCAACATGATTATTAACCTGGATGAACTATCCACGCTCTCCCGGGTTGAGATCAACGCTCTGAAAAGTCTTTTTTCAAAAGACAAGATCAACGACCGTTTGCCTTATGACCGGCGAAACTCGATTATCCCCCGCCGCGCCAGCTTCATCGGGTCAACAAACCAGACCGAATTTCTGAATGACGAAAGCGGTAGCGTACGTTGGCTCTGCTTCATCATAAATGAAATTACTTGGAGTTACCGCGAGAAGGTGAATATGGACAACGTGTATTCCCAGGCCTATTTCCTGTACAACAAATCGGACTTTACATGCGACCTTAGCCCGGAGGAAATTGCCGAGAATGAAGCATACAACCGTCAGTTCCATATAGTGACCTCGGAAAAAGAGCTGATTGAAAAATACCTAGAACCGGCAACTGAAGCAAATCATACCAAGTTTATGACAGCAACTGAAATTCTGATCCATTTGGCCGAGAAAACCGATAATAAGGTACGATTGAATGCCGTACAAATTGGCAAATCATTGAAGTTGTTGGGCTTTGTTCGTGACAGGACTGGTAAAAATCGAAACTTTGGATATTACGTATCCGAAAAAATAACAGAAAACACCGATTAA
- a CDS encoding SNF2-related protein yields MKITAYHAKYFAFELTKRSPSDSVEKLASTLVDAQVDLNPHQVEAALFAFRSPLSKGAILADEVGLGKTIEAGLVISQKWAEQKRKLLVIVPSNLRKQWSQELQDKFFLPSIIMEKACFDSFIKKGKLNPFEQDQIIICSYQFAKGKESYLPLINWDLVIIDEAHRLRNVYKPSNKIANSIKNSLANFPKILMTATPLQNSLLELFGLVSIIDDFTFGDLSSFKSQFTYLKNDIDFAELRTRLIPICKRTLRRQVLEYIKYTNRHAIVEEFYPTDEEQELYDLVSEYLQSPILYALPASQRQLMTLILRKLLASSTYAISGTLSALAEKLETNLRDDGLSQVVADIRKDFEEFDDIKDEWTEDENESDSNQRQAYTPLQIDEIKTEISSLKRFNKLARSIKINSKGNALITALTRGFEATDRSAPQKAVIFTESVRTQKYLFDILENTPYQGRILLFNGSNNDNKSKEIYHNWFEKHKGTDKVSGSKSADIRAALVEYFRDEAVIMIATEAAAEGINLQFCSIVVNYDLPWNPQRIEQRIGRCHRYGQRFDVVVVNFLNKKNAADQRVYQLLDEKFKLFNGVFGASDEVLGSIESGVDFEKRIVQIYQNCRTIEEIQTSFDELQQEMESEIDEKMQSTRQKLLENFDVEVHEKLRINLAESKEYLNKYENWLWEISRFCLNGYADFSDQEHSFYLKKNPFPNEKIHPGPYRTGKAIIDSNVFRIGHPLAQRIIQKCKEIETPIQHIEFDLSGSGVIVNVLQDLQGKAGWIKANNFTIESFEKEDHVLLCGITDHKMILTQEQCQRIFRLPAQLFEAELTVDYENAGLLKEILAGLSQEIIQTNAERNSGFFDAELEKLDKWAEDVKASLELRLKQLDVEIKTLKAEAKKILKLEEKVHAQRKIKEMEKRRNEMRMNLYQHQDDVDVKKESLISEIEARLKQNTNVTDLFTIRWTIK; encoded by the coding sequence ATGAAAATTACTGCTTATCACGCTAAATATTTCGCTTTTGAGCTAACCAAACGTAGTCCTTCTGACAGTGTTGAGAAGCTTGCTTCCACATTAGTTGATGCACAAGTCGATTTAAACCCTCATCAAGTCGAAGCTGCCTTATTTGCTTTCCGATCGCCCCTATCAAAAGGTGCGATTTTAGCAGATGAAGTTGGCTTAGGTAAAACAATTGAGGCAGGTTTAGTGATTTCTCAAAAATGGGCTGAACAAAAAAGGAAATTACTTGTAATCGTTCCTTCAAATTTAAGGAAACAATGGAGCCAGGAGCTTCAGGATAAATTCTTTTTACCTTCTATCATCATGGAGAAGGCCTGCTTTGATTCCTTCATCAAAAAAGGAAAGCTCAACCCCTTTGAACAGGATCAGATCATTATTTGCTCTTATCAATTTGCAAAAGGTAAAGAATCCTACCTTCCACTCATTAATTGGGATCTGGTAATCATTGATGAAGCTCACCGATTAAGAAATGTTTACAAGCCATCAAATAAAATTGCAAACAGTATAAAAAACTCTCTTGCAAACTTTCCAAAGATATTAATGACGGCGACACCTCTCCAGAACTCCCTCCTTGAACTTTTTGGATTGGTAAGTATTATTGATGACTTTACTTTCGGTGATCTTAGCAGTTTTAAAAGTCAATTTACATATCTAAAAAACGATATCGATTTTGCTGAGTTAAGAACCCGGCTGATTCCTATTTGTAAACGAACGTTAAGGCGGCAAGTTTTAGAATATATCAAATATACTAACCGTCACGCCATTGTCGAAGAGTTTTACCCGACTGATGAAGAGCAAGAATTATACGATTTGGTTTCGGAATATCTGCAATCGCCCATACTATATGCTCTTCCCGCGAGCCAGCGCCAACTCATGACACTGATCTTGCGCAAGCTTCTGGCATCGTCCACGTACGCTATTTCCGGCACACTCTCTGCGCTTGCAGAAAAACTTGAAACTAATTTGCGTGACGATGGCCTGTCCCAAGTAGTGGCGGACATTCGGAAGGATTTTGAAGAGTTTGATGATATCAAAGACGAGTGGACAGAAGATGAAAATGAAAGTGATTCAAACCAGAGGCAGGCATACACACCCTTACAGATTGATGAGATAAAGACCGAAATATCTTCCTTAAAGCGATTCAATAAGCTTGCCCGGTCTATTAAAATAAATTCTAAGGGGAATGCCTTGATTACAGCACTTACAAGGGGGTTTGAGGCGACTGATCGAAGTGCGCCGCAAAAGGCTGTGATTTTTACCGAATCTGTGAGAACACAGAAGTATTTATTTGATATCCTTGAAAACACGCCGTATCAAGGGAGAATATTACTTTTCAACGGCTCCAATAACGATAATAAATCGAAAGAGATTTACCACAATTGGTTTGAAAAACATAAAGGCACGGATAAAGTTTCAGGATCTAAAAGTGCAGATATACGTGCGGCACTGGTTGAATATTTCCGTGACGAAGCAGTTATCATGATCGCAACAGAAGCTGCTGCCGAAGGAATTAATCTGCAATTCTGCTCCATTGTAGTTAACTATGACCTGCCCTGGAACCCTCAGCGAATTGAGCAACGAATTGGTCGCTGCCATCGTTATGGGCAACGTTTTGATGTAGTTGTAGTTAATTTCCTGAATAAGAAAAATGCAGCTGATCAAAGGGTTTACCAATTACTGGATGAAAAATTTAAATTGTTCAATGGAGTTTTCGGCGCAAGTGATGAAGTATTGGGAAGTATTGAGAGCGGAGTCGATTTTGAAAAGCGAATAGTTCAGATATACCAGAATTGTCGGACTATTGAAGAAATTCAGACATCATTTGACGAGCTTCAACAAGAGATGGAAAGCGAGATTGATGAGAAAATGCAGTCCACACGCCAGAAATTACTTGAGAATTTCGATGTTGAAGTTCATGAAAAGCTGCGCATAAACCTTGCTGAGAGTAAGGAATATCTAAATAAATATGAGAACTGGCTTTGGGAGATATCAAGATTTTGTCTCAATGGCTACGCGGATTTTTCTGATCAGGAACATTCCTTTTATCTAAAAAAGAACCCATTTCCCAATGAAAAAATTCACCCCGGGCCATACCGTACCGGTAAAGCCATAATAGATTCCAATGTATTTCGAATTGGTCACCCGCTGGCGCAGCGCATCATTCAAAAATGCAAAGAGATAGAAACGCCAATACAACACATTGAATTTGATTTGTCCGGAAGTGGAGTGATTGTAAATGTTTTGCAGGATTTGCAAGGTAAAGCAGGTTGGATAAAGGCCAATAATTTCACGATTGAATCTTTTGAAAAAGAAGATCACGTACTTTTATGTGGTATCACCGACCACAAGATGATTCTGACACAAGAACAATGTCAGCGAATATTTCGTCTTCCTGCGCAATTATTTGAAGCCGAGCTTACGGTTGATTATGAAAACGCTGGGCTACTCAAGGAAATACTGGCCGGCCTGAGTCAGGAAATAATTCAGACTAATGCGGAACGCAATTCCGGATTTTTTGATGCAGAATTGGAAAAACTTGATAAATGGGCTGAAGATGTTAAGGCCAGTCTGGAATTAAGGTTGAAGCAACTTGATGTGGAAATAAAAACCCTGAAAGCCGAAGCCAAAAAAATCCTGAAACTGGAAGAAAAAGTCCATGCCCAGCGCAAGATAAAGGAAATGGAAAAACGAAGGAATGAGATGCGGATGAATCTTTACCAACATCAGGATGATGTGGATGTGAAAAAAGAAAGCCTTATTTCCGAAATTGAAGCCCGGTTAAAACAAAATACAAACGTAACCGACCTTTTTACCATCCGTTGGACAATCAAATAA